A segment of the Serratia fonticola genome:
GGTTTATGCCTTCACCAAAAACATGCTATGCCGATTGAAAAATCGACCTATGGGATAAAAACGATGTTACCAGTAAGGTAGACCCTGACCCGAAAAAGGTGACCGCCATCAGTATCGTTTATCCGTTCTGATTTTTATCTTTGCCGCGTCATCAAGGCCTGCCACACTGGTGTGTGGCAGGCCTGTTCAGCTTTTAGTTCAGTTTGGATACCAACAGTTCGCTGCTGATATCGGCAATAGACCTGGCACCAGTTAAGGTCATGGCTACCCGCATCTCTTTTTCGATCAATTCAAGCAGGTTAACAACGCCAGCCTGACCTGCTGCAGCCAAGGCATAAACAAAAGCTCGCCCCAGGAGCACGCTATCCGCCCCAAGGGCGATCATGCGAACTACGTCCAGGCCGCTACGGATCCCTGAATCTGCCAAAAGCGTGATATCTCCTTTTACCGCGTCGGCAATGGCGGGTAGCGCATGGGCAGTTGATAAGACACCATCAAGTTGGCGGCCACCGTGGTTGGAAACAATGATACCGTCGGCACCAAAGCGCACGGCATCACGCGCGTCTTGCGGATCGAGAATACCTTTGATGATCATGGGGCCTTGCCAGAAATCACGGATCCACTCTAAATCTTTCCAGGAAATCGAAGGATCGAAGTTAGCGCCCAGCCAGCCAATATAATCTTCCAGATTTGTTGGTTTGCCACGGTAGGCAGAAATGTTGCCCAGATCGTGAGGTTTACCACGCAGGCCGACATCCCAAGCCCATTGCGGGTGCATCACTGCCTGTAATATGCGCCGCATCGAGGCGTTAGGCCCGCTCATTCCTGAATGAGCATCACGATAGCGGGCACCTGGTACAGGCATATCGACGGTAAATACCAGCGTCTTGACTCCGGCGGCTTGTGCGCGCTCTAGCGCATTGCGCATAAAGCCGCGGTCTTTCAATACGTACAATTGGAACCACATTGGGCGTTCGATTGCTGGAGCGACTTCTTCAATCGGGCAAACTGAAACGGTCGACAGGGTAAACGGGATACCTTTCTGTGCGGCGGCCTTTGCAGCCTGTACTTCCCCTCTGCGCGCATACATGCCCGTCAGGCCAACGGGTCCCAGGATCACCGGCATTGCCAGTTTTTCACCAAACAGGATGGTCTCCAGGCTCAGTTCGGACATATCTTTGAGCACGCGCTGGCGTAAGGTGATGGTATTCAAGTCCTCGGTATTACACCGCAGAGTATGTTCCGCATAAGCTCCGCCATCGATGTAGTGGAACAGAAAAGGCGGGAGTTTTGCCTGTGCTGCGGCACGGTAGTCGGTTGAAGCGGAGATAATCATGATGGACGCCTTGTTATGAAGGTTGATTGTCAATGAACCCAGGAAAGAGAGGCCCGCACTGGGATAATTGGCGGAATGTAGCAAAAAAGTTAATTTTTACTGGTGGCGCTATTCTAGTCGCAAATCTCCATCGGGGTCCATGAGGGATTAAGTTGTTAAGTTTTTCTTTAAATTTCTCTCTGAAGTTGAGATGAAAAATCACTTCATAAGAAAAATCCTGTATTAATTTTGTGTTTTAAATCCATATTTAAACTTAAGATTATTGGTTGATTGGAATTAATCTAAGAATTTCTAAGAAATATCCTGTATTAGGAATTAAGATCTATAAAAATAGAGTGTTGTTCTCGATCAAAATTGTATTGATCTGCTTTAAACGTCACGCTATCCTTGTATGCATTACATAAGGAATGTCAATAAAACACCTAAATCTACGCTTTAATAAAGGCATAATTTATTGTGCCTTTATATTGAGCGTAGAATTGTTCTATCATTGACGATAGGCAAGACTAAGGCTGTTTTATTTCACTTTTATATAAGGATGATGTTGTGAAAAAAGTTAATTTTTCTGAAGCAAATGAAATTGTTGGCGGTACCTGCAAGACCTGTACCGTAGAGTACGTAGCTACTGGTACTACAGCTTGTAACGTAGTGACAACCTGCACAGACAAACACGGTAAAGTCGTCAGTCAAGACTCAACGCCTGCCGGCAGCCTGGCTGATTGCGGTATCGTTGTAGTTCCATAAGCATCAGGCTTAATTTCCTGCATTGCGGGATATAATATCAGCGCTGATGTGATGAGTTGTTTCACATCAGCCTGTTTGATTGTCATGCTTTTTAATGGACAGGGATGTGATTGTTGCTGGTTCGTTCAGTGGCGCAAACGTGCTAAATTAAGTCAATAGCAGTCCCCCGTTATAAGAGCTAATTGATATGCCTTTTTAGGACGTATTATTTATGTTCAAAAAACCTCTACTGCTCATCGCTTATACTCTTGTTGTTATTCTTATATCCTCTCTGATTACGACTGCCTATTTCCACTACTTTGTATTGAATCAGAATAGTGACCAGCAAAGCCTGACAGCGATCGGTGATAGCGACGTTAAGAACAGTCCGATAAAAGATGACAACGCGATTGTCGAGATCTTCTCTTATGGTTGTCACTACTGCGCCTTGAACGAAGAGAATATCGCTAAACTGGAAGCGCGGATGCCAGCGGGCTCAAAACTGATCCGTCTGCATATCAATAATGAGCAGATGAACGGTCTGGCGAGCTTCTCTTCGCTGTTTGCGACCTTGACGGTGATGGGGATCGAACCACAACATCGTGAGAGTGCTTATAAAGCCATCATCAAAGATAAAATCGATCTGAGTAACCCTAAAAACCGTGATAACTGGCTCAACGAAAATGGTATCGATCTCGACGCCTATGCCAAAGCCAGCCAAACACCACAGGTGCAAGAGTTGCTCGGTTATATGACCGAAGTTTCCAAGTATTACAAAATCAGCGCGACACCAACGTTTATCGTCAACAAAAAATGGTTGGCACTGCAGGATCGTGATTTCCCTGCGTTTGCCGATCAACTGCTGTCATTGCTGCAGCATGATAAACCGCTGGAGCAATAATGCGTTTCTTTGCCGTGTGGGTTTATTTGGCGTGGAGAAATTTTCTCACCAAAATAGGGCGGAGTTTTGTGCCATTCCGCAGAGCACACGGCAAAGCCGTTTGTTGGCTGCTGCGCCATGGGGATTACCGCTGGTTTCTCTGGCTGGCTGCGCTTGGCAGAAAATTGCATATCAGCAACCGGGGGGAGCGTAAACGCGCCTTCGTTGCTGCAGCCAATAAGCAATGCCTGCTTGATGATGGCCGTCAATTGGATTATGCCAAGCTTAGCCAACGCCGTCGCCTACTGGATCTGGCGGCGACCTTTGGCAGAAACCCTCAGGTATTGGCTCAGTTGGAACGCTGTAAAGCGCAACTGAATGCGGTCGTTGAACCCTTGCATCAGGCAGGGCAACCCGTCGTACTCGCTCCATTGCATATGGTGTCTGACGTATTGGCCGGTATGGTAGGGGGGGGCGTTTTCCCAGGGCAAGCCACGGTGATCGTTTCCGTTAGCGCGGAGGCCTATCAGGAGAATGCTCGCCAGCTTGGGGGCGTTAACCTGTCTTACTGCTCCATCCATGATGATAGCCGGGAGATTGCTGGCAATTTGATGACTGCGATTATGGAAGCGGCCGAGCATCAACGGAATATCATTATTTTCCCCGATATCACCCCAGATTACACCGTGAACACCAACGAGGCGGAAACGGCGAAATTACATTGTCGGCTGTTTGATCGTCCTGCCAATTTGCACAGTGGGGTGGTTCGTATTGCCCGAGCGCTATCGGCGCAGGTGGTTTTTTATTATCTGTATTACGACAAAGAGATAAAAATTCATATTTATCCGCCGATGCCTGCTCGTGGGCTGAAAGCCAAGCTGCCGGAAATTATCGAAACGTCGATCGCCAGACATCCTGACGATTGGCTGTTATGGCACTCACATTCGTTATTTTTTATCAATGAATAATTTGGAAATTTAAGAAATCAGATCATGGAAAAGATAATCCCGACGCTGGTCTTTCAAGGCGAAACGAACGAATGTGGGTTGGCCTGCATCTCCATGATGGCAGAAACGCAAGGGATCAGTGCACCACTGGAAAGCCTGCGTGAGCGTTATCCTGCTTCACAGCACGGCACCTCGTTGGCGACGCTGTGTACCATCATGTCTGAGTTGGCCATGCCGTCTTATCCAGTGGCTTTCGAACATGACGAACTGGCGGAATTACCGCTGCCCGCGATTTTGCATTACGGCGCCAGCCACTATGTGTTGCTGGCTTATCGCAAAGGCAACTATGTCTGTGTGATGAACCCGGCAATTGGCCAACAGTTGTTACCTATCGACTCGTTGAAACAGGAAATCAGTGGTTACGCGCTGGTACTGGACAGTGAAACTCAACCCGATCCCCAGGCTCTGACCAACGTAAAACGTAGCACACGTTTCAAAGCGTTGGAGTGCATGAGCCTGAAAGAAACGGCGAAAATGCGTGGCATTTACCGGTTGATGGTGCTGGCGTTTCTGATTTCCTTAACCCTGTTTATCATGCCAATGATGGTCAGCAGTGCCATCAATCAGGTCTTTTCATCGGCCGGTGAAACGGATTTCCCGTATTTCTATTTCCTGCTGGCGTTTGTCGTTTCGACCACGCTGGCCTTTGCCGTTCGCTGGATCACGGAACGGTTTATCAAACGCTTTGTGGTAGTCAACAGTGTGGCTGGGTTCTCGCGGTTACTCAGTAACTCGCTGAACTTCTTTGATAAACGCGCACCGGGTGAGGTATTCAGCCGTTTTTCCAACTGGCAGATGGCTTCTGGCATCAAAATCGAGCTGGATAACGGCCTGCGTACCGACTGGATTATCGGGGCGATTGCCCTGGCGGTTATGTGCTACATGAGCCCGTTACTGGCGATGGTATCGGCTGTGGGAGTCACCCTGATGGGATTGGTCAGCGTCTGGGCCATTTACCGCGATCGTTATTACACTCAACAGTTACAGGTCAAAACGGCTGAGCAAAGCGATTTTATTCTGGAGAGCATTCAAGGATTCTCCACCATTAAATCCGCCGGGTTAGACAGCCAGCGTAAGAGCGTATTTGCCAAATATGCGCTGTCTTTGTTTACCTGCCGTCAGCAACAGAAAGTCTATGAGCAGGTAAAAAGCAGCCTGTATCAATTGATCGGTAGCCTGGAGATGGTGTTCTTTATGCTGCTGGCGTTGCCGTTGCTGAAGAATGGCACTATCACTCTGGGGGAGTTTTTTGCCTACAGTTTTGTGCGTGAAATATTTACTTCCTATATCACCAAGATCTTCTACTCCATCCTGCAAAAGAACCAATTGCATGTGATCGACACCCGTGCCCGCGATC
Coding sequences within it:
- the lldD gene encoding FMN-dependent L-lactate dehydrogenase LldD, giving the protein MIISASTDYRAAAQAKLPPFLFHYIDGGAYAEHTLRCNTEDLNTITLRQRVLKDMSELSLETILFGEKLAMPVILGPVGLTGMYARRGEVQAAKAAAQKGIPFTLSTVSVCPIEEVAPAIERPMWFQLYVLKDRGFMRNALERAQAAGVKTLVFTVDMPVPGARYRDAHSGMSGPNASMRRILQAVMHPQWAWDVGLRGKPHDLGNISAYRGKPTNLEDYIGWLGANFDPSISWKDLEWIRDFWQGPMIIKGILDPQDARDAVRFGADGIIVSNHGGRQLDGVLSTAHALPAIADAVKGDITLLADSGIRSGLDVVRMIALGADSVLLGRAFVYALAAAGQAGVVNLLELIEKEMRVAMTLTGARSIADISSELLVSKLN
- a CDS encoding peptidase domain-containing ABC transporter, translating into MEKIIPTLVFQGETNECGLACISMMAETQGISAPLESLRERYPASQHGTSLATLCTIMSELAMPSYPVAFEHDELAELPLPAILHYGASHYVLLAYRKGNYVCVMNPAIGQQLLPIDSLKQEISGYALVLDSETQPDPQALTNVKRSTRFKALECMSLKETAKMRGIYRLMVLAFLISLTLFIMPMMVSSAINQVFSSAGETDFPYFYFLLAFVVSTTLAFAVRWITERFIKRFVVVNSVAGFSRLLSNSLNFFDKRAPGEVFSRFSNWQMASGIKIELDNGLRTDWIIGAIALAVMCYMSPLLAMVSAVGVTLMGLVSVWAIYRDRYYTQQLQVKTAEQSDFILESIQGFSTIKSAGLDSQRKSVFAKYALSLFTCRQQQKVYEQVKSSLYQLIGSLEMVFFMLLALPLLKNGTITLGEFFAYSFVREIFTSYITKIFYSILQKNQLHVIDTRARDLFPTMPEQDTSEDAVPVTIPKFTSQLRYSNIAFAYDAQQPVLHDLSLTLKPGQSIAIVGESGAGKSTLLKVMTGLMAPQRGEVIVDGQTIDYRQVHALFFLQSQEDILFNASVLQNITLFDEGFDERKHQRIERSLEGLNLRSVVEKLPGGLNALIRESHAGLSLGQRQRLLLARAMYSDCPVLVLDEPTANLDEETAHQVMATLLAHCREYHKTLITVTHSESVLPMFDRVYRMNSGNMESVPSLFESKATLTTAVC
- a CDS encoding DUF4762 family protein — protein: MKKVNFSEANEIVGGTCKTCTVEYVATGTTACNVVTTCTDKHGKVVSQDSTPAGSLADCGIVVVP
- a CDS encoding DsbA family protein, yielding MFKKPLLLIAYTLVVILISSLITTAYFHYFVLNQNSDQQSLTAIGDSDVKNSPIKDDNAIVEIFSYGCHYCALNEENIAKLEARMPAGSKLIRLHINNEQMNGLASFSSLFATLTVMGIEPQHRESAYKAIIKDKIDLSNPKNRDNWLNENGIDLDAYAKASQTPQVQELLGYMTEVSKYYKISATPTFIVNKKWLALQDRDFPAFADQLLSLLQHDKPLEQ
- a CDS encoding ABC transporter, which produces MRFFAVWVYLAWRNFLTKIGRSFVPFRRAHGKAVCWLLRHGDYRWFLWLAALGRKLHISNRGERKRAFVAAANKQCLLDDGRQLDYAKLSQRRRLLDLAATFGRNPQVLAQLERCKAQLNAVVEPLHQAGQPVVLAPLHMVSDVLAGMVGGGVFPGQATVIVSVSAEAYQENARQLGGVNLSYCSIHDDSREIAGNLMTAIMEAAEHQRNIIIFPDITPDYTVNTNEAETAKLHCRLFDRPANLHSGVVRIARALSAQVVFYYLYYDKEIKIHIYPPMPARGLKAKLPEIIETSIARHPDDWLLWHSHSLFFINE